One stretch of Longimicrobium sp. DNA includes these proteins:
- a CDS encoding purine-nucleoside phosphorylase, whose amino-acid sequence MAHPAPIAETVHFLRERITRAPHAVLVLGSGLGGLADEIEDPVAIPFDQIPGFPRRTQELAGHAGRLVAGRMEGVEVAAMQGRFHLYEGWSPADVALPVRALAALGAEAMLLTNAAGGLRPGMQPGDLMIIADHINLMWKNPLAGQVVPGEQRFPDMSDPYDRTFRAQAEAVALELGIPVTQGVYAALLGPSYETPAEIRMLARLGADAVGMSTVPEVLVARALGVRCLGISCITNLAAGLGGATLSHDEVMEVGARVRDRLAALVRGVLPRIASLNLASEAAA is encoded by the coding sequence ATGGCGCATCCCGCCCCCATCGCCGAAACGGTCCACTTTCTCCGCGAGCGCATCACCCGCGCGCCCCACGCCGTGCTGGTGCTGGGCTCCGGGCTGGGCGGGCTGGCGGACGAGATCGAGGACCCCGTCGCCATCCCCTTCGACCAGATCCCCGGCTTCCCGCGGCGCACGCAGGAGCTCGCGGGGCATGCCGGGCGCCTCGTCGCCGGGCGGATGGAGGGCGTGGAGGTCGCCGCCATGCAGGGACGCTTCCACCTGTACGAAGGATGGTCGCCGGCGGACGTGGCGCTCCCCGTGCGCGCGCTGGCGGCGCTCGGCGCGGAGGCCATGCTGCTGACCAACGCGGCCGGCGGCCTGCGCCCGGGGATGCAGCCGGGCGACCTGATGATCATCGCCGACCACATCAACCTGATGTGGAAGAACCCGCTTGCCGGCCAGGTCGTCCCCGGCGAGCAGCGCTTCCCCGACATGTCGGACCCGTACGACCGCACCTTCCGCGCACAGGCCGAGGCGGTGGCGCTGGAGCTCGGCATCCCCGTCACCCAGGGCGTCTACGCCGCGCTCCTGGGCCCCAGCTACGAGACGCCGGCGGAGATCCGCATGCTCGCCCGCCTGGGCGCCGACGCGGTGGGGATGTCGACCGTGCCCGAAGTGCTGGTGGCGCGCGCGCTCGGCGTGCGCTGCCTGGGGATCTCGTGCATCACCAACCTGGCCGCGGGGCTGGGCGGCGCCACGCTGAGCCACGACGAGGTGATGGAGGTCGGCGCGCGCGTCCGTGACCGGCTGGCGGCGCTGGTGCGCGGGGTGCTGCCAAGGATCGCGTCGCTGAACCTGGCGAGCGAGGCGGCGGCCTGA
- a CDS encoding alkaline phosphatase family protein, whose amino-acid sequence MPPSRPSRALLVFLDGVGIGPADPERNPFARAKLPNLRRLLGGRLPVADDLDAEGRIVGGDAVLVAADATLGVAGVPQSGTGQTALLTGRNAAAEYGRHFGPWVPTGLRELLAAENLLVRAVNAGAAAAFANAYPIASIDADPRIFRRPAAPPLAARAAGVLTRDLPELARGDAIASSITNERWREHLGDELAEVTAAEAGRRLARIAAGVEVTLFAHYDTDYAGHRGAMPGAVAALERVDAFLGGIAGALPDDALLVVGSDHGNVEDVSGGHTTNPVPVLALGAGSGDFAGRVRDITLVAPALLEMLGMGR is encoded by the coding sequence GTGCCGCCCAGCCGTCCCTCGCGCGCGCTGCTCGTGTTCCTGGACGGCGTCGGCATCGGCCCGGCGGACCCGGAGCGCAACCCGTTCGCGCGGGCCAAGCTCCCGAACCTGCGGCGGCTGCTGGGCGGGCGGCTGCCGGTGGCGGACGACCTGGATGCGGAGGGGCGGATCGTGGGTGGCGACGCGGTGCTGGTCGCGGCGGACGCGACGCTCGGCGTGGCCGGCGTGCCGCAGAGCGGGACGGGGCAGACGGCGCTGCTCACCGGCCGCAACGCCGCCGCGGAGTACGGGCGCCACTTCGGCCCGTGGGTGCCGACGGGCCTGAGGGAGTTGCTCGCGGCGGAGAACCTGCTCGTCCGCGCGGTGAATGCGGGCGCGGCGGCGGCGTTCGCGAACGCGTATCCGATCGCCTCGATCGACGCGGACCCGCGCATCTTCCGGCGTCCGGCCGCGCCGCCGCTGGCCGCCCGCGCCGCCGGAGTGCTCACGCGCGACCTGCCGGAGCTGGCGCGGGGAGACGCGATCGCCTCGTCCATCACCAACGAGCGGTGGCGCGAGCACCTGGGCGACGAGCTGGCGGAGGTGACCGCGGCGGAGGCCGGGCGGCGATTGGCGCGCATCGCCGCGGGGGTGGAGGTGACGCTGTTCGCGCACTACGACACCGACTATGCCGGCCACCGCGGCGCCATGCCCGGCGCCGTGGCCGCGCTGGAGAGGGTGGACGCCTTCCTCGGCGGCATCGCCGGGGCGCTGCCGGACGACGCGCTGCTCGTGGTCGGCAGCGACCACGGCAACGTGGAGGACGTGTCGGGCGGGCACACCACCAACCCCGTGCCCGTGCTGGCGCTGGGGGCGGGGAGCGGGGATTTCGCCGGGCGCGTGCGCGACATCACCCTCGTGGCGCCCGCGCTACTGGAGATGCTGGGAATGGGACGATGA
- the thiD gene encoding bifunctional hydroxymethylpyrimidine kinase/phosphomethylpyrimidine kinase: MAIPIVLTIAGSDSGGGAGIQADLKSFHAFGVFGTSAITAITVQNTLGVSGVHPVPIDVVRAQIAAVAEDLPPAACKSGMLATAGLVRAVAASIREHALPNYVLDPVMVATSGDRLLAGDAERTIVEELVPLAALVTPNLDEAAILVGEPVEDETGMRRAADALVAMGARAALLKGGHLRGDELVDVLYDGREWRTWRRPKLATRNTHGTGCTLSAAAAAGLAHGRPLARAVEDALDYVQRAMAAAPGLGRGHGPLNHMVGNS, encoded by the coding sequence ATGGCCATCCCCATCGTCCTGACCATCGCCGGGTCGGACTCCGGCGGCGGCGCGGGGATCCAGGCGGACCTGAAGAGCTTCCACGCGTTCGGCGTGTTCGGCACCAGCGCGATCACCGCCATCACCGTGCAGAACACGCTCGGCGTCAGCGGTGTGCACCCGGTGCCCATCGACGTGGTGCGCGCGCAGATCGCCGCCGTGGCGGAGGATCTGCCGCCCGCCGCGTGCAAGTCGGGGATGCTGGCCACGGCCGGGCTGGTGCGCGCGGTGGCCGCGTCGATCCGCGAGCACGCGCTGCCGAACTACGTGCTGGACCCGGTGATGGTGGCCACCAGCGGCGACCGCCTCCTGGCCGGCGACGCGGAGCGCACGATCGTGGAGGAGCTGGTGCCGCTGGCCGCGCTCGTCACGCCCAACCTCGACGAGGCGGCGATCCTGGTGGGCGAGCCGGTGGAGGATGAAACGGGGATGCGCCGCGCCGCGGATGCGCTGGTGGCGATGGGCGCGCGCGCCGCGCTGCTGAAGGGCGGCCACCTGCGCGGCGACGAGCTGGTAGACGTGCTCTACGACGGCCGCGAATGGCGCACCTGGCGGCGGCCGAAGCTGGCGACGCGCAACACGCACGGCACCGGCTGCACCCTCTCCGCCGCGGCGGCCGCGGGGCTGGCGCACGGCCGCCCGCTCGCCCGCGCGGTGGAGGACGCGCTCGACTACGTCCAGCGTGCCATGGCCGCCGCGCCCGGCCTGGGCCGCGGCCACGGCCCCCTCAACCACATGGTCGGGAATTCCTGA
- a CDS encoding adenylate/guanylate cyclase domain-containing protein: MAGASTPRARRLRRLGRGLAVGTAAAAVTVSLRGTTLMRRAEGATYDLRTTALADPSRASRDIVIAAIDDRSLRELQPQYGRWPWPRAVHAAVLDYLRYAGAKLVVYDVQFPEAGLDSASDQAFADAVAEAGNVVLPMAMSRDTDSVEGIAAGASGEAEARRFALPLRGGNALVEQGQEIAPMPALTRGAAGVGSIALNSDTVSGTVRHEQLVWRHDGRFYPSLSLAAARLADPRRYGGAFSLDRGALRGGVVAVPLEDGRMVIRWRGPFGTRARQTYPAFSYSRLALSYDDVFHGRAPALPPDSLKGKIVFVAATASGMLDLRVTPYGAKEPGVMIHATALDNLLRGDFMRRAPAWANAGTAAASALAAATAVSLIVSAAWGTAAALLVLLLAAIASVGAFAGGVWLDAAAPALGGALAYAGAMAGNYVTEGRERRRVRDMFSRFVDPHVVRQLADAGQSLALGGQRVPLTILFSDIRGFTSLSEKLPAETVVAMLNEYLGAMTDIVFRHRGTSDKFIGDAVMAFWGAPLPAADHARRACDCALEMIAELDRLNRAWEADGRAAGLRIGIGINTGEAVVGMIGSLRHKLDYTAIGDAVNLASRLESLNKEMETTIIISDAVRAALGDGYDTRALPEVHVKGKEQAVQVHELRGRRAASAASPAAAAKVMATAGIAALLLAAAPLTASAQAKQRWTDDVYQPGRWQRGQLVAWSVTNPARADSLALVARVDGFAKAPRWRAEIRRVGADSHLSEPLILVGERNRVQVVTGVAAAPLEQNAAKDDPLVQAVVAQFDASGALKQPGAGRIVQRAEGKVARVFARRPAVQADFPDALLAMSRGRRTINDMVQRTTGQVASNRTASLAPTAGTRGVAPRTVQTPSGAVTVTPDAAAVAAMDQRAVDAVAVDAFTRDGRLGQSAPVKEETAP; the protein is encoded by the coding sequence GTGGCCGGCGCCTCCACGCCGCGCGCGCGGCGGCTCCGCCGCCTGGGGCGTGGACTGGCCGTCGGCACGGCCGCGGCGGCGGTCACCGTCTCCCTGCGCGGGACCACGCTGATGCGGCGCGCGGAGGGGGCCACGTACGACCTGCGCACGACGGCGCTGGCAGACCCGTCGCGGGCGTCGAGGGACATCGTCATCGCCGCCATCGACGACCGCTCGCTGCGCGAGCTGCAGCCGCAGTACGGGCGCTGGCCCTGGCCCCGCGCGGTGCACGCGGCGGTGCTCGACTATCTCCGCTACGCCGGCGCGAAGCTCGTCGTCTACGACGTGCAGTTCCCCGAGGCGGGGCTGGACAGCGCCAGCGACCAGGCCTTCGCCGACGCCGTGGCGGAGGCGGGGAACGTCGTCCTGCCGATGGCCATGTCGCGCGACACCGACTCGGTGGAGGGGATCGCCGCCGGGGCGAGCGGCGAGGCGGAGGCGCGGCGCTTCGCCCTCCCCCTGCGCGGCGGCAACGCGCTGGTCGAGCAGGGGCAGGAGATCGCGCCGATGCCCGCGCTGACCCGCGGCGCGGCGGGCGTCGGCTCCATCGCGCTGAACTCCGACACGGTGAGCGGCACCGTGCGCCACGAGCAGCTGGTCTGGCGCCACGACGGGCGATTCTATCCCTCGCTCTCCCTGGCCGCGGCGCGGCTCGCCGACCCCCGGCGCTACGGCGGCGCGTTCTCGCTCGATCGCGGCGCGCTGCGCGGCGGCGTGGTGGCGGTGCCGCTGGAGGACGGGCGGATGGTGATCCGCTGGCGGGGGCCGTTCGGCACGCGGGCGCGGCAGACGTATCCCGCGTTCTCGTACTCGCGGCTGGCGCTGTCGTACGACGACGTCTTCCACGGCCGCGCGCCCGCCCTGCCGCCGGATTCGCTGAAGGGGAAGATCGTCTTCGTCGCGGCGACGGCGAGTGGAATGCTGGACCTGCGCGTGACCCCCTACGGCGCCAAGGAGCCGGGGGTGATGATCCACGCCACCGCGCTCGACAACCTCCTGCGCGGCGACTTCATGCGGCGCGCGCCCGCGTGGGCCAACGCGGGGACGGCCGCGGCGTCCGCGCTGGCGGCGGCGACGGCGGTGTCGCTGATCGTCTCGGCCGCGTGGGGGACGGCGGCGGCGCTGCTCGTCCTCCTGCTGGCGGCGATCGCCAGCGTCGGCGCGTTCGCGGGCGGGGTGTGGCTGGACGCCGCGGCGCCGGCGCTGGGCGGCGCGCTGGCCTACGCCGGCGCGATGGCGGGGAACTACGTCACCGAGGGACGCGAGCGGCGCCGCGTGCGCGACATGTTCAGCCGCTTCGTCGACCCCCACGTGGTCCGCCAGCTCGCGGACGCGGGGCAGTCGCTGGCGCTGGGCGGGCAGCGCGTGCCGCTCACCATCCTCTTCAGCGACATCCGCGGCTTCACCTCGCTGTCGGAGAAGCTCCCCGCGGAGACCGTCGTCGCCATGCTGAACGAGTACCTGGGGGCGATGACGGACATCGTGTTCCGCCACCGCGGGACGAGCGACAAGTTCATCGGCGACGCGGTGATGGCGTTCTGGGGCGCGCCGCTCCCCGCGGCCGACCACGCGCGCCGCGCCTGCGACTGCGCGCTGGAGATGATCGCCGAGCTCGACCGCCTGAACCGCGCGTGGGAGGCCGACGGGCGCGCGGCGGGGCTGCGCATCGGCATCGGCATCAACACGGGCGAGGCGGTGGTGGGAATGATCGGCTCGCTCCGCCACAAGCTCGACTACACCGCCATCGGCGACGCGGTGAACCTTGCCAGCCGGCTGGAATCGCTGAACAAGGAGATGGAGACCACCATCATCATCAGCGACGCGGTGCGTGCCGCCCTGGGCGACGGCTACGACACGCGCGCGCTGCCGGAGGTGCACGTGAAGGGAAAGGAGCAGGCCGTGCAGGTGCACGAGCTGCGGGGCCGCCGCGCGGCGTCCGCCGCCTCCCCCGCCGCCGCCGCGAAGGTGATGGCGACGGCGGGGATCGCGGCGCTGCTGCTGGCCGCCGCCCCGCTCACCGCGTCCGCGCAGGCCAAGCAGCGCTGGACCGACGACGTCTACCAGCCCGGGCGCTGGCAGCGCGGGCAGCTGGTGGCGTGGAGCGTCACCAACCCCGCGCGGGCCGACTCGCTGGCGCTGGTCGCCCGCGTCGACGGCTTCGCCAAGGCGCCGCGCTGGCGCGCCGAGATCCGCCGCGTGGGCGCGGACAGCCACCTCTCCGAGCCGCTGATCCTGGTCGGCGAGCGCAACCGCGTGCAGGTGGTGACCGGCGTGGCCGCCGCGCCACTGGAGCAGAACGCGGCCAAGGACGACCCGCTCGTCCAGGCCGTGGTCGCCCAGTTCGACGCGTCGGGCGCGCTGAAGCAGCCGGGCGCCGGGCGCATCGTGCAGCGCGCCGAAGGAAAGGTCGCCCGCGTGTTCGCGCGGCGGCCGGCGGTGCAGGCCGACTTCCCCGACGCCCTGCTGGCCATGAGCCGGGGACGCCGGACGATCAACGACATGGTGCAGCGCACCACCGGCCAGGTGGCGTCGAACCGCACCGCCAGCCTGGCGCCGACGGCCGGGACGCGAGGCGTGGCGCCGCGCACCGTGCAGACGCCATCCGGCGCCGTCACGGTGACGCCGGACGCGGCGGCCGTGGCGGCGATGGACCAGCGCGCGGTGGACGCGGTGGCGGTCGACGCCTTCACCCGCGACGGACGGCTGGGCCAGTCGGCACCAGTGAAGGAGGAGACGGCACCATGA
- a CDS encoding CoA transferase has protein sequence MTNSGPLAGLRVLDLSRVLAGPLCTMVLGDLGADVVKVERPGTGDDTRTWGPPWAEGPAGREAAYYLCANRNKRSVAADLKSDEGRALVRRLAADADVLVENFAPGTLERAGLGYDELAALNPRLVWCSITGYGSDGPEAGRPGYDFAVQARAGWMAITGEPEGDPMKVGVAIVDVLTGQNAAVAILAALREREASGRGQRIEVTLFDSALAGLINVAQAALVTGREPARWGNAHVTIVPYQTFDASDRPFVVAVGNDAQWRKLCAAIGADGLAADPRFAENPGRVEHRAEVEAALAPVFRARPAAEWLAVLEAAGIPCSPVQTVREALADPLLTERGGAWPVTGATFGTVDTVPSPLRFSRTPACVRHPPPALGEHTEAIRVNGWD, from the coding sequence ATGACGAACTCCGGCCCGCTCGCCGGCCTTCGCGTACTCGACCTCAGCCGCGTGCTCGCGGGGCCGCTGTGCACCATGGTGCTCGGCGACCTGGGCGCGGACGTGGTCAAGGTCGAGCGCCCCGGCACCGGCGACGACACGCGCACCTGGGGGCCGCCGTGGGCCGAGGGTCCGGCCGGGCGCGAGGCCGCCTACTACCTCTGCGCCAACCGCAACAAGCGCTCGGTGGCCGCGGACCTGAAGAGCGACGAGGGGCGGGCGCTCGTCCGCCGCCTGGCCGCCGACGCGGACGTGCTGGTGGAGAACTTCGCGCCGGGGACGCTGGAGCGAGCGGGGCTGGGGTACGACGAGCTCGCCGCCCTCAACCCGCGGCTGGTGTGGTGCAGCATCACCGGCTACGGCAGCGACGGGCCCGAGGCGGGGCGGCCCGGCTACGACTTCGCCGTGCAGGCGCGCGCCGGGTGGATGGCCATCACCGGCGAGCCGGAGGGGGACCCGATGAAGGTGGGCGTCGCCATCGTCGACGTGCTCACCGGGCAGAACGCCGCCGTGGCCATCCTCGCCGCGCTGAGGGAGCGCGAGGCGAGCGGGCGCGGCCAGCGCATCGAGGTCACCCTCTTCGACAGCGCGCTCGCCGGGCTGATCAACGTCGCCCAGGCGGCGCTGGTCACCGGGCGCGAGCCGGCGCGCTGGGGGAACGCGCACGTCACCATCGTTCCCTACCAGACCTTCGACGCCTCCGATCGCCCGTTCGTCGTGGCCGTGGGGAACGACGCGCAGTGGCGGAAGCTCTGCGCGGCCATCGGCGCGGACGGGCTGGCGGCCGATCCCCGCTTCGCGGAGAACCCCGGGCGCGTGGAGCACCGCGCCGAGGTGGAGGCCGCGCTGGCGCCCGTCTTCCGCGCCCGCCCCGCCGCCGAGTGGCTCGCGGTCCTCGAGGCCGCCGGCATCCCCTGCAGCCCCGTGCAGACCGTCCGCGAGGCGCTCGCCGATCCGCTGCTGACGGAGCGCGGCGGCGCCTGGCCCGTCACCGGCGCAACTTTCGGGACGGTCGATACAGTTCCCTCGCCACTCCGCTTCTCGCGCACTCCGGCGTGCGTTCGCCATCCCCCGCCCGCTCTGGGTGAGCACACCGAGGCGATCAGGGTGAACGGCTGGGATTGA
- a CDS encoding lytic transglycosylase domain-containing protein, protein MQFRTAFPAALLLGSTLGGVLAATGRQLPLHRDGDGQPLGFIREAAAATATRWDIPVVRNDAVDRFVDLFSGRRSEVMADYLKRSGRYEGMIRAKLRKAGMPEDLVYLSMIESGFNPNARSHANAVGLWQFMAPTARGYGLRVDGYVDERRDPEKSTDAALRYLRDLYNQLGSWYLAAAAYNGGDGRVSRALAAETGRRRGESDEDFWRIRHRLPRETREYVPLMVAAALVGKEPGKYGLGEVERWMPLRTDTVTVPGGTELALVARAAGVSEREVTRLNPHLVQKVTPPGKKAFAVRIPHGRGGDFEDAFPALHREAVAQATAERAREEAAARQRASERRAAERRAEARRAEVRRAEVRRAAARRAARRRASASAHRSTRRKASAHTRRTVRHTTARKTRRHRR, encoded by the coding sequence ATGCAGTTCAGGACGGCGTTCCCCGCCGCGCTCCTGCTGGGGAGCACCCTCGGCGGGGTGCTGGCGGCCACGGGCCGGCAGCTCCCGCTCCATCGCGACGGCGACGGCCAGCCGCTGGGCTTCATCCGCGAGGCCGCGGCGGCCACCGCCACCCGCTGGGACATCCCGGTGGTGCGCAACGACGCGGTGGACCGCTTCGTCGACCTCTTCTCGGGCCGGCGCAGCGAGGTGATGGCCGACTACCTGAAGCGCTCCGGCCGCTACGAGGGGATGATCCGCGCCAAGCTGCGCAAGGCGGGGATGCCGGAGGACCTCGTCTACCTCTCCATGATCGAGAGCGGGTTCAACCCCAACGCCCGCTCGCACGCCAACGCGGTCGGCCTCTGGCAGTTCATGGCGCCCACCGCGCGCGGCTACGGCCTGCGCGTCGACGGCTACGTGGACGAGCGCCGCGACCCCGAGAAGAGCACCGACGCCGCGCTGCGCTACCTGCGCGACCTCTACAACCAGCTGGGCTCGTGGTACCTGGCCGCGGCCGCCTACAACGGCGGCGACGGCCGCGTGAGCCGCGCGCTGGCCGCCGAGACCGGACGCCGGCGCGGCGAGAGCGACGAGGACTTCTGGCGCATCCGCCACCGCCTGCCGCGCGAGACGCGCGAGTACGTGCCGCTGATGGTGGCCGCCGCTCTGGTGGGCAAGGAGCCGGGCAAGTACGGCCTGGGCGAGGTGGAGCGCTGGATGCCGCTGCGCACCGACACCGTGACCGTGCCCGGCGGCACCGAGCTGGCGCTGGTGGCGCGCGCCGCCGGCGTCAGCGAGCGCGAGGTCACGCGGCTGAACCCGCACCTGGTGCAGAAGGTGACGCCGCCGGGGAAGAAGGCCTTCGCCGTGCGCATCCCCCACGGCCGGGGCGGCGATTTCGAAGACGCGTTCCCCGCGCTGCACCGCGAGGCGGTGGCGCAGGCGACCGCCGAGCGCGCCCGCGAGGAGGCCGCCGCCCGCCAGCGCGCATCCGAGCGCCGGGCCGCCGAGCGCCGCGCGGAGGCCCGCCGTGCCGAGGTCCGTAGGGCCGAAGTCCGCAGGGCCGCCGCGCGCCGCGCCGCCCGCCGCCGCGCGTCCGCCTCGGCACATCGCTCGACGCGGCGCAAGGCGAGCGCCCACACCCGCCGCACCGTTCGCCACACCACCGCCCGCAAGACCCGCCGCCACCGCCGCTGA
- a CDS encoding M48 family metalloprotease → MNRAIIISATLLLAVPAADRTLAAQRGGILGRVARAAGGAAAGSFTVGVAKEREIGREVAATVAGRWRVLNDPALNDYVNLVGTVVAQQSPRYNELPFRFAVLDTDEINAFAAPGGYVFVTRGALELMESEAELAGVLAHEVAHVDQKHVLEQMRKGSMIQGAQSEADLNGFVLDQAVGRLTSLIFTGLGRGDELESDSLGMLYAASAGYRPDGLATFVRRLQTSESNERKRRFLAEMKATHPEPPERVAALERQAAAAHLDPASGQLLADRFRRYVRRR, encoded by the coding sequence ATGAACCGGGCGATCATCATCTCCGCCACCCTCCTGCTGGCGGTCCCCGCGGCGGACCGTACGCTGGCCGCGCAGCGCGGGGGGATCCTGGGGCGGGTGGCGCGCGCGGCGGGCGGCGCGGCCGCGGGCTCGTTCACCGTCGGCGTGGCGAAGGAGCGCGAGATCGGGCGCGAGGTGGCGGCCACCGTGGCCGGCCGCTGGCGCGTGCTGAACGACCCCGCGCTGAACGACTACGTGAACCTGGTCGGCACCGTGGTCGCCCAGCAGTCGCCGCGCTACAACGAGCTGCCCTTCCGCTTCGCGGTGCTGGACACGGACGAGATCAACGCGTTCGCGGCGCCGGGCGGCTACGTGTTCGTGACCCGCGGCGCGCTGGAGCTGATGGAGAGCGAGGCGGAGCTGGCCGGCGTGCTGGCCCACGAGGTGGCGCACGTGGACCAGAAGCACGTGCTGGAGCAGATGCGGAAGGGGAGCATGATCCAGGGCGCGCAGAGCGAGGCCGACCTGAACGGCTTCGTGCTGGACCAGGCGGTGGGGCGGCTGACCTCCCTGATCTTCACCGGCCTGGGGCGCGGCGACGAGCTGGAGAGCGACTCGCTGGGGATGCTGTACGCCGCGTCCGCCGGCTACCGTCCCGACGGCCTGGCCACCTTCGTGCGCCGCCTGCAGACGTCGGAGAGCAACGAGCGCAAGCGCCGCTTCCTGGCCGAGATGAAGGCCACGCACCCCGAGCCGCCGGAGCGCGTGGCCGCGCTGGAGCGCCAGGCCGCCGCCGCGCACCTCGACCCCGCGAGCGGCCAGCTCCTCGCCGACCGCTTCCGCCGCTACGTCCGGCGGCGGTAA
- a CDS encoding PAS domain-containing protein, whose translation MHDYQSLDQFLKNLEPRVRGGDMARDTSGVLHLFEETVEELRVAVEELRVTEEEMASAAQQKDLAGEAAARDARRLRDAFTAAPFPLLLTDSLGVVIYANAAAGALVGVRPGDLPGKPLAVFIAEDARKPFRALVSRLAHEAAPRTAQLVLQPRARLPLEVEAAVWPVPQSDGMAFGWRLTDVTERLVSEAAGAEQLAVLRATIDSLPDAVAAMDVDGSVLVWNRAAQELLGWAEDEVAGRPNPAVGDEVSSLLGAVRAAPGVAAPSRVAAVAEPKEGDPLPVELSLSPLADASGRVRGTVSIIRPAAVPAPAREGWSEAEMRRVLLEGATVGTLADRLRDGIAAGLHAGYLRAGDRLPSIRDAAQETGIDHRIVAGAYRRLGAAGFVEVRYRKGVRVAPPPQETDPELGETADWLAGVLEEAAALQVRVPGLPDLVRRWTASRPLRCACVDATVDARAALCHEMHSQWGMEAVPVALRPGGEGRRELVQALRDADLVVTTHFHGHELAAACQAEGKPLVLARLSPELVDAVEECVHHRPLTALVADPAYGERLRALAGGAAIRVVAVGDIAAVEALDPDTPVLATLAAREQVSRRLRLLVPATHFVAPVSVRTLARLLVNANVHPPSGLS comes from the coding sequence ATGCATGATTATCAATCGCTGGATCAGTTCCTGAAAAACCTCGAGCCCCGGGTGCGCGGCGGCGACATGGCGCGCGACACCTCGGGCGTCCTGCACCTGTTCGAGGAGACGGTGGAGGAGCTGCGCGTGGCCGTGGAGGAGCTGCGCGTGACCGAGGAGGAGATGGCCAGCGCCGCCCAGCAGAAGGATCTCGCCGGCGAGGCCGCCGCGCGCGACGCCCGGCGGCTGCGCGACGCCTTCACCGCGGCGCCCTTCCCGCTGCTGCTGACCGACTCGCTCGGCGTGGTGATCTACGCGAACGCCGCCGCCGGCGCGCTGGTGGGGGTTCGCCCGGGGGACCTGCCGGGGAAGCCGCTGGCGGTGTTCATCGCCGAGGACGCCAGGAAGCCGTTCCGCGCGCTGGTGTCGCGGCTGGCGCACGAGGCGGCGCCGCGCACCGCCCAGCTGGTGCTGCAGCCGCGCGCCCGGCTGCCGCTGGAGGTGGAGGCCGCCGTCTGGCCGGTTCCCCAGTCCGACGGGATGGCCTTCGGCTGGCGGCTGACCGACGTCACCGAGCGGCTGGTGAGCGAGGCGGCGGGCGCGGAGCAGCTGGCCGTGCTGCGCGCCACCATCGACTCGCTTCCCGACGCGGTGGCGGCGATGGACGTGGACGGCAGCGTGCTGGTGTGGAACCGCGCCGCGCAGGAGTTGCTTGGGTGGGCCGAGGACGAGGTGGCCGGGCGCCCCAACCCCGCCGTGGGCGACGAGGTTTCGTCACTGCTCGGCGCGGTGCGTGCCGCGCCGGGGGTGGCGGCGCCGTCGCGCGTGGCGGCGGTAGCGGAGCCGAAGGAGGGCGACCCGCTGCCGGTGGAGCTCTCCCTGTCGCCGCTGGCGGACGCGTCGGGGCGGGTGCGCGGGACGGTGTCGATCATCCGCCCCGCCGCGGTCCCCGCCCCCGCGCGCGAGGGCTGGTCCGAGGCGGAGATGCGCCGCGTCCTGCTCGAGGGCGCCACCGTCGGCACGCTCGCCGACCGGCTGCGCGACGGGATCGCCGCGGGGCTGCACGCCGGCTACCTGCGCGCGGGCGACCGCCTCCCCAGCATCCGCGACGCGGCGCAGGAGACGGGGATCGACCACCGGATCGTGGCGGGCGCCTACCGCCGGCTGGGCGCGGCGGGGTTCGTGGAGGTGCGCTACCGCAAGGGCGTGCGCGTGGCGCCGCCGCCGCAGGAGACCGATCCCGAGCTGGGCGAGACGGCCGACTGGCTGGCCGGGGTGCTGGAAGAGGCGGCGGCGCTGCAGGTGCGCGTGCCCGGGCTTCCCGACCTGGTGCGGCGCTGGACGGCGTCGCGGCCGCTGCGCTGCGCCTGCGTGGACGCCACGGTCGACGCCCGCGCCGCGCTCTGCCACGAGATGCACAGCCAGTGGGGGATGGAGGCGGTGCCCGTGGCGCTGCGCCCCGGCGGCGAGGGGCGGCGCGAGCTGGTGCAGGCGCTGCGCGACGCCGACCTGGTCGTCACCACGCACTTCCACGGGCACGAGCTGGCCGCCGCCTGCCAGGCCGAGGGGAAGCCGCTGGTGCTGGCGCGCCTCAGCCCCGAGCTGGTGGACGCGGTGGAGGAGTGCGTCCATCACCGCCCGCTGACGGCGCTCGTGGCCGACCCCGCGTACGGCGAGCGGCTGCGCGCGCTGGCCGGCGGGGCGGCCATCCGGGTCGTCGCGGTGGGCGACATCGCCGCGGTGGAAGCGCTGGATCCCGACACGCCCGTGCTGGCCACCCTGGCCGCGCGCGAGCAGGTGTCCCGGCGGCTGCGGCTGCTGGTGCCCGCCACGCACTTCGTGGCGCCGGTGTCGGTGCGCACGCTGGCGCGCCTGCTGGTGAACGCCAACGTGCACCCGCCCTCGGGCCTCTCCTGA